A genomic stretch from Erysipelothrix sp. HDW6C includes:
- a CDS encoding DUF1801 domain-containing protein — protein sequence MTEFSSLQIDERFADYDIKTRKILLRLRELIFEIAQNNPEIDTIREDLKWNQPSYAAPKSGTAVRLDQFDAKHVALFVNCQTSLVEHFRIVFPDQLVFSGNRAIVVALDEPLPLDALRYCIESALTYKLKKHV from the coding sequence ATGACTGAATTTTCATCACTGCAAATAGATGAACGATTTGCAGATTACGATATTAAAACGCGAAAAATACTGCTGAGATTACGAGAACTGATTTTTGAGATTGCTCAAAACAATCCTGAGATTGATACAATTCGTGAAGATTTAAAATGGAACCAACCTTCGTATGCTGCGCCAAAGAGCGGAACAGCTGTTCGTTTGGATCAATTCGATGCAAAACATGTTGCATTATTTGTCAACTGCCAAACATCACTCGTGGAACATTTTCGGATCGTTTTTCCAGATCAATTGGTATTCTCTGGAAATCGCGCAATCGTTGTAGCCCTCGATGAACCGCTTCCGCTCGATGCATTAAGGTATTGCATTGAGTCTGCTCTAACCTATAAATTAAAAAAACATGTTTAA